A portion of the Salarias fasciatus chromosome 15, fSalaFa1.1, whole genome shotgun sequence genome contains these proteins:
- the LOC115401653 gene encoding 5-hydroxytryptamine receptor 1B-like, whose translation MESVSRLKPTPAIYGELLNISANDTRANLSSAGAEEREQHANLAFQAGLAVTLALITLATTLSNAFVIVTIYQSRKLHTPANFLIASLALTDLLVSILVMPISALYTVSQTWTLGQVVCDIWLSSDITCCTASILHLCVIALDRYWAITDAVEYSKKRTPARAAGMIATAWVIAISISLPPFFWRQVKAEEVTSCNVNTDHIFYTIYSTFGAFYIPTLLLIALYGRIYVEARKRILKQAHNKPGKRLTSAHLITNSPGSVASTTSLNYGTNDASSTCDTTSCANVSQVKVTVSDALLEKKRISAARERKATKTLGIILGAYIICWLPFFIYTLLVPVCESCFHPELFDIFTWLGYLNSLINPIIYTMSNEDFKQAFHKLIRFRCCRA comes from the coding sequence ATGGAGAGCGTCAGCCGGCTCAAGCCGACGCCGGCCATCTACGGGGAGCTGCTCAACATCTCCGCCAACGACACGCGCGCCAACCTGAGCTCCGCCGGGGCGGAGGAGCGCGAGCAGCACGCTAACCTGGCTTTCCAGGCGGGTCTCGCGGTGACCTTAGCCCTCATCACCCTGGCCACCACGCTGTCCAACGCCTTCGTCATCGTCACCATTTACCAGTCGCGCAAGCTGCACACGCCCGCCAACTTTCTGATCGCGTCGCTCGCGCTCACGGACCTGCTGGTGTCCATCCTCGTGATGCCCATCAGCGCGCTCTACACCGTCAGCCAGACGTGGACGCTCGGCCAGGTGGTGTGCGACATCTGGCTGTCCTCGGACATCACCTGTTGCACCGCGTCCATCCTCCACCTGTGCGTCATCGCGCTGGACCGCTACTGGGCCATCACGGACGCGGTGGAGTACTCCAAGAAGCGCACGCCGGCGCGCGCGGCGGGCATGATCGCCACCGCCTGGGTGATCGCCATCTCCATCTCCCTGCCGCCCTTCTTCTGGCGCCAGGTGAAGGCGGAGGAGGTGACGAGCTGCAACGTGAACACGGACCACATCTTCTACACCATCTACTCCACCTTCGGCGCGTTCTACATCCCCACGCTGCTGCTCATCGCGCTCTACGGGAGGATCTACGTGGAGGCGCGCAAGCGCATCCTCAAGCAGGCGCACAACAAGCCGGGGAAGAGGCTCACCTCGGCGCACCTGATCACCAACTCCCCCGGCTCGGTGGCGTCCACCACCTCCCTCAACTACGGGACGAACgacgcctcctccacctgcgaCACTACCTCGTGCGCCAACGTGAGCCAAGTGAAAGTCACTGTGTCCGACGcgctgctggagaagaagcGCATCTCCGCCGCGCGGGAGAGGAAAGCCACCAAAACTTTGGGAATAATCCTCGGAGCCTACATCATATGCTGGCTGCCGTTTTTCATCTACACCCTTCTAGTGCCTGTCTGCGAGTCCTGCTTCCACCCGGAGCTGTTCGACATCTTCACCTGGCTCGGTTACCTCAACTCCCTCATCAACCCCATCATCTACACCATGTCCAACGAGGACTTCAAGCAGGCGTTCCACAAACTGATACGGTTCCGATGCTGCAGGGCGTGA